One window of Watersipora subatra chromosome 3, tzWatSuba1.1, whole genome shotgun sequence genomic DNA carries:
- the LOC137390643 gene encoding general transcription factor II-I repeat domain-containing protein 2B-like, protein MTPVVRNMNSICSKVKQRRMFKMLLDKLSGEYGDFLLHIEIRWLSRGKILQRFMLLLSKIKQFMLSKKEDASLLDDPEWLFDLTFLTDLTKKLNHLNRELQGKDMTIAHVVSAVNAFKAKKNIFAAQVKRKKFCIFRLCRQC, encoded by the coding sequence ATGACTCCTGTCGTAAGGAACATGAACAGCATCTGCTCCAAAGTAAAACAACGCAGAATGTTTAAGATGCTGCTTGATAAGCTGTCTGGTGAATACGGCGACTTCCTATTACACATAGAAATAAGATGGCTCAGCAGGGGAAAGATTCTACAGCGTTTTATGTTACTTCTGAGTAAAATCAAACAGTTCATGCTTTCTAAGAAAGAAGACGCATCACTGCTTGATGATCCAGAGTGGTTATTTGACCTCACATTTTTAACTGATTTGACTAAGAAACTGAACCATCTGAATCGGGAACTGCAAGGAAAAGACATGACTATTGCTCACGTGGTCAGTGCAGTAAACGCATTTAAAGCTAAGAAGAATATTTTTGCTGCGCAAGTGAAAAGGAAAAAATTCTGCATTTTTCGTCTATGCAGGcagtgttaa